CTCTAAATCAGCCAGACTAACCGGAGACATATACGGCGGTCTCACTGCTGCGGTGATAGCTCTCCCCCTTGCCCTCGCATTCGGTGTTGCCAGTGGTGCAGGTGCAGAAGCAGGGCTTTACGGCGCAATCATACTCGGTTTCGTGGCGTCTGCCTTCGGTGGGACTCCGGTTCAGATATCCGGGCCGACGGGACCTATGACAGTTGTCGTAGCATCTGCAATTGCTCTATTCGCCGGAGATTTTCATTCGGTAGTGACAGTTATATTCCTTGGCGGTATCTTTCAGATAGCACTTGGCTTTCTAAAAGTCGGTAAATTAGTAAGATTCATCCCCTACCCTGTCATATCAGGTTTCATGACAGGTATCGGTGTAATTATTATTCTACTTCAGCTCCACCCGTTAGCAGGTGCATCCGGCTACAGTTCGCCGATAATGGCTATAAAACACATAGGCACACTCTTTACGAATTTTCATAATGCAGACCTTGCCCTTGGCGCACTGACCCTTATCATCGTATTTTTCTTCCCGAAAAAGCTATCCTCAAAAATCCCTTCACCTCTGGCAGCGCTTATAGTCTGTACAGTGCTGTCCGTGGCGATGGGGCTTGATGTTCATACAATCGGACATATTCCGACCGCACTCCCGAAGCTGCATATGCCTTTTCTGGACATGAGCAACATAACTTTTGTCGTGGGTACAGCTCTTTCCCTTGCTGTTCTCGGGTCAATCGACAGTTTGCTTACGTCCCTTGTTTCGGACTCTCTTACCAAAACAAATCACCAGCCAAACCGCGAACTTATGGCGCAGGGGTTAGGTAACTCTCTGGCAGCCCTCTTCGGCGGAATCCCCGGTGCAGGGGCGACCATGCGGACAGTTGTTAACGTTAAGGCAGGCGGTTCTACTCGTTTTTCCGGCATGCTCCATGCCGTAGTGCTGGCTTTGATACTTCTTGTATTCGGCTCCAAAGCAGAACTGATCCCCATGGCTGTTTTATCCGGTATATTAATCAAAGTTGGATTCGATATTGTAGACTACAGATTTCTGAAAATACTGAAAAAAGCACCAAAACACGACATAATAGTAATGTTTGCTGTTCTTGCTCTCACCGTCCTTGTGGATCTTATCGTTGCTGTCGGGGTCGGGATAGTGCTCGCATCCATACTGCTGACATACAGAATAGCCCAGCAGACCAACTCACAGATACATGAAATACCTGTTACTCTTCACGACAGTGAACTTGGGCGGGAGATACAGGAAAGTACAAAATTCTCTGTTCGTGTTATTGATATCAACGGACCATTCTTCTTCGGTTCCACCAGCCAGATAGTCGGCAGGATAGGTTCATTTCTCGGCACAGAGATCGTAATATTCAACTGTATCAACGTCCCTTTCATAGACTACTCAGCGGTTTTTGCACTGTCCGAAAAGATACTAAAGCTGAAATCTTTCAACACAAAACCAATGCTCGTGTTTAATAAAGATATCGCAAAACAGCTTGAAAAATATGGTATTCCGGAGCTGTTACCTGATAAGAAGATTTTCAATAACCTTGATGAAGCGATAAAACACATTCGTCAAACACAGACTTTCGCCTCATAATGGCTCCCCGCCTCGTCATTGCGAGCGAAGCGACGCAATCTGACATCACCAAACTTAAAAGATTGCTTCAACCCTTCGAGTTTCGCAATGACGTATATTTCTCTGTCATTGCGAGGGGAGCGACACAATGGCTCATATGTCTCTAGCTTTTCGACCCGGTCATATCCTCAGGAACAACATACTTATCAAACTCAGCTTCTGTCAGATAGCCAAGCTTAACCGCGGTCTCCCTGAGGGTAGAGTTTTCTGCAAATGCTGTTTTTGCTATCTTTGCCGCCTTGTCATATCCTATGTGAGGATTCAGTGCGGTTACAAGCATGAGCGAATTCCTAAGATAGTGGTCTATCTGTTCGCGGTTTGGTTTTATCCCGACAGCACAGTTTTCACGGAAAGAATCCATTGCATCACCAAGAAGTTTTGCTGATTGCAGGAAATTATATATTATCACAGGTTTAAAAACATTCAGTTCAAAGTTCCCCTGACTCGCTGCAAAACCTATTGCCGCATCGTTCCCAAAAACCTGACAAGCAACCATTGTTACAGCCTCTGACTGTGTGGGATTAACCTTCCCCGGCATAATGGAGCTGCCCGGCTCATTGGCAGGTATCTCCAGCTCGCCTATCCCGCATCTGGGACCGGAGGCAAGCCAGCGAATGTCATTAGCTATTTTCATCATATTAGCTGCGAGAGCTTTCAACGCTCCGGACGCAAATGTAAGTGCATCATGTGATGTCAGAGATTGAAATTTATTCCCTGCTGACTGAAAACGCTTACCTGTGAACCTCGTGACCTCTTCTGACACCATGACAGACAATTTCGGGTGAGCGTTCAACCCTGTACCGACGGCTGTCCCCCCTATGGCAAGCTCGCGCACATGCTCAAGAGATTCTCTGATCTGCCGTATGTTTGTCTCAAGCATTGCCACATAACCGGAAAATTCCTGTCCGAGCGTAAGCGGTGTAGCGTCCTGAAGGTGAGTACGCCCTATTTTAACAATGCTGTTAAACTCTTCCATCTTACTATGGAGAACATCCTTAAGGCTTTCAATCGACGGCACAAGCTCATCCTCAACAACCGTGACAGCAGCAATGTGCATAGCCGTAGGGAAAGTATCGTTAGAGCTTTGCGACATATTCACATGGTCATTCGGATGTATCTCTTTATCTTCACGAAAGTTTTTACCCAATATCTCCGTAGCTCTGCTGGCTATCACCTCATTCATATTCATATTTGTCTGCGTTCCGCTCCCTGTCTGCCATACGGCGAGGGGGAACTGATCTGCAAGCTTATTCTTAAGTATCTCATCACAAGCTTTTATAATGGCATTTGCTTTCTCATCATGAAGTTTACCCAGCTTATTATTAACCACTGCCACAGAGCGCTTAAGCACTGCAAATGCATGTATGAGACTCACAGGCATCTTCTCCCAGCCTATTTTGAAGTTCTGAAGGCTTCGCTGTGTCTGAGCAGCCCAGTAAGCATCCTCCGGAACCTGAATCTCGCCCATAGTATCCTTTTCGATTCTGAATTTCATAATCAGCTTCTCCTATTCGATTATTACAGAAGGCGAGCAGCACAAGGCTTCACCCCTGTAACGATTTTATAACTTTCAAAATTATATTACATATTCAATTCAACAGACTAATCTTAATGTTATCAGCCATATCAAAATTATACCCCCTTAGCCTTTTTATGCCATACAAATTTATACTTTGTTAATTTTAAACCACCGTTCAACTCTTACTTGTATTTTTCTGTATATTGTATACAATCATATGGTTAAGAATAAATATATTCAGAATATAATAACCTTATATGCGAGGTGGCTATGGAACTCAAAGATGCAATGCTTGAGCTGATCCGCAGAGCAACCACAGACCTTTCACCGGATGTGGAGAATGCGATTCAGCAGGCGTACGACAGAGAGGACGAAGGGACACCGGCAAAAAGCGTTTTCGGAACCATCCGTGAAAATATCGCACTTGCCAGAGAAGCTTCAACTCCTATTTGTCAGGACACAGGTTCTGTCATAATCTACATTGACTTTCCTGTAGGCGAACCGGAAACCAAATATAAAGAAGCGGCTGAATGGGCTGCTGCTGAGGCTACAAAGCTCCAGTATCTCCGCCCTAACGCTGTTGACCCTATCACAGGCAAGAATTCCGGCAATAACGTTGGAACAAATGCCCCTTACCTCCACTTTCACCAATGGGATAAGGACGAAACCAGAGTTAGGCTCATGCTTAAAGGCGGCGGCTCTGAAAATGTGGGCGCTCAATACAAGCTCCCGGACTCTGTTCTTCACGCCGGACGTGACCTGAAAGGTGTTAAGAAAGTTGTGATCGATGCCGTACAAAAAGCACAGGGACAAGGCTGCGCACCAGGCGTTGTTGGTATAGGAATCGGCGGAGACAGAGTAACATCCTACGCACTTTCCAAAGAGCAGTTCTTCCGTAAACTCGGTGAGAAAAGCACAAACCCTGACCTTGCCAAACTTGAAGAGGAACTCTACGAAGACCTTAATAAACTCGGCATCGGACCAATGGGATTCGGCGGAAAAACTACCTGCCTTGGCGTTTTCGCAGGGGTTCAGCACAGACACCCGGCTACATTCTATGTAGCAATTTCATATACCTGCTGGGCATACAGAAGAAAGCAAATGACAATCAAAGGAAGTGAGGTGACATATGATTAAGCTCACTACACCTATCAGTGAAGAGAAAGCACGTTCACTTAAGGTGGGCGACGAGGTTCTCCTTACAGGAACCATCGTAACAGCAAGAGATGCTGCACATAAACTGATGATAGAAGAAAGACCGGATTTTATCCGTGAACACCTGAAAGACGGTGTAATATACCACTGCGGCCCTGTTGTCAAACAGGCGGAAAACGGTGAATACAGCTTTGTAGCAGCAGGCCCGACCACCTCTTCCCGTGAAGAACCCTATCAGGCAGCAGTCTGCGAGGAATACTCTGTACGTGCCGTTATCGGCAAAGGCGGTATGGGACCAAAAACAGCAGAAGGGCTTAAAAAAGTCGGCGCAGTTTACCTGCATGCTGTTGGCGGCGCAGGATCGCTTATTGGTAAAATGGTTAAAAAAGTTCATACAGTATACAAGCTTGAAGAATTCGGGACACCGGAAGCCTTCTGGGTTTGTGAGGTTGAAGATTTCCCTTGCGTTGTTACCATGGACAGCCACGGAGGCTCCCTGCATAAAGATATTGCAGCAGCCTCACAGAAAGTTGCCGACGGACTCATCGGTCAGTAGGTCAGCACCTACCGACGGGACACTATACTGTGAACACAGACAGTGCGTCAAAGTATTACCGCTCCCTCTGGTCGTTTGTTGTGCTTTATGAGATTGCAAGCAATCAGTAGTCAGCACCTACCGGCGGGACACCACTGTACACGCACACAAAATATTCTATCTCCAGACATCTGGATTTAAACAAAAATAAAAGGGGAGCTCTTTTGAGTTCCCCTTTTTTGATATTCGTGTCAGATTGTTATCGTAGAAAAATCTGTCAGACACTTCTGCATTTCCCATATGTCCGTAACAGCTAGACAAATGAGTACGCTCTCCACAGGTACTTAATCGCTGTTCGGACAATGTACCGTGAGCACAGGACAAGAAGCAGAACGGACAACCTTCTCTGCTGTGGAGCCGAAAATAACATGTTCCAGCCCGGTGCGTCCGTGGGTTCCAAGTACGATCATATCAACATTCTTTTCATTAGCAAATTTGATAATTTCATCGTCGGCAATCCCTTTAACCATTGCGGTTGAGTACTCTATCCCTTCCAGGGCATTAGTCTCTTCTATAAACTCTTCCATCTTAGCTTTTGCGCCGTCTTCCATATCTTTTGAAAGATTCTTCACAGTGAGTTGAGGAAGATAAAATGATACCATCTGGGATTCGTCAAGGAGCACATGGAGCATAATAAGCTCCGCATTGAATTTCTTTGCCATCTCCGCAGCATAGAGCAGTGCACATGCAGATGGATCAGAGAAATCAGTAGGGTATAAAATTTTAGTTACATTAACCATATAAAGCCTCCTTATGGAGTAATTTACGACAGTTTAAACAAAAAGTCTTTAATTATATTATATACGGTTTTCTAAAATTTTTCTGCAAAGATCGAGAAGTTTATCGACATCATAAGGCTTATAGAGAACATCAATAGCGCCCATTTGATAAGCGCTTAGCATGTTTTCTATATTATCGTAACCGGTAAGGACTATGACAGGTATTTCGCGGTCAAGGCTACTTAGAGAGTAAAGAAACTGTATACCGTCAGAAACAGGCATAACAAGATCTGTAACAATTAGGTGATATTCATTATCTTTAACTTTATCCAGAGCAAAAAGCCCATTGCTGACAGAATCAACCTGATACCCTTCGGATGTAAATATATCCTTCAGAGCGGACTGCTCCATCTCGTTATCTTCTGCCAATAAAATTCTGTATGCCATTGTTTATTACCCAAATAGTTGTGTGTAATTCTTTTCTAATTGTACAGCAAAATCATAAAGATTCACATCAATTATATCACAAATCTGCTTAGCAGTATAAACGACATGTGCGGGCTCGTTGGTTCTGCCTCTGTAGGGCTCTGGTGAAAGGTAAGGACAATCAGTTTCGATCAGCAGTCTGTCAAGTGGGACATACTGTACAGTATCACGCAGATGATCAGAGCTGTTATATGTCACGGGACCTGCATAGGATATATAAAAGCCGTTATCCAGCGCCCACTTCTGTAGCCCTCTGTCCCCGCTGAAACAGTGTATCACACCATTTCGTTCACGCCCTCTGACAACTGCCGACATAACATCGACACAGTCCTTGTCAGACTCTCTGTTATGTATGACTACAGGCTTATTAAGTCCTACAGCCATATCAAGAAATGTAGCAAAGACCTCTCTCTGCCTGTCATGAGCAGAATGATTGCGGTAATAATCCAGCCCTATCTCGCCAACAGCAACAGCTTTCGGGTCACTTAGTATCTCTTCGAACCTGCCGAGCTGGCATATGTTAAACTCTTCCGCATCGTGCGGGTGGACACCTGCGGTGAAAAATATTTTTTCACTTTTCCTGCTTGTCAGCAGAGCCTGTTCGCTGTCTTTCAGGTCTATACCCACCGTAACCATCCGGTGTACGCCCCTCTCAGCCGCTCTTTCTGAAACATCATCAAGTTCGTCTGCCAAAGGGCTGAAATGTATATGGCAATGAGTATCTGTGAATCTGGCTCCCGCTTCCACCGCTTCTTTCAGGCTGGCGAGAAACTCCTGATCTTTCAGGCTGCCCCTCTTTTTTATCATTTAATATCTGTGCCCGGTTCAACAGAGTCCGGAAGTTCCAGAACTTTATGTTTTTTGCCGTCAGATGTGGCAGACAGAATCATCCCTTCGGACATGATCCCCATAAGTTTTGCGGGCTTAAGGTTAGCAACGAGAACAACTGTCTTACCAACCATATCCTCAGGTTTGTAACTTTTGGCGATACCACTCACAACCTGACGTTTTTCAGTGCCGAGGTCAACCTGAAGCTTAAGAAGCTTATCAGACTTTTCGACCTTCTCGCACTCAATGACT
This window of the Denitrovibrio acetiphilus DSM 12809 genome carries:
- the fumC gene encoding class II fumarate hydratase, producing the protein MKFRIEKDTMGEIQVPEDAYWAAQTQRSLQNFKIGWEKMPVSLIHAFAVLKRSVAVVNNKLGKLHDEKANAIIKACDEILKNKLADQFPLAVWQTGSGTQTNMNMNEVIASRATEILGKNFREDKEIHPNDHVNMSQSSNDTFPTAMHIAAVTVVEDELVPSIESLKDVLHSKMEEFNSIVKIGRTHLQDATPLTLGQEFSGYVAMLETNIRQIRESLEHVRELAIGGTAVGTGLNAHPKLSVMVSEEVTRFTGKRFQSAGNKFQSLTSHDALTFASGALKALAANMMKIANDIRWLASGPRCGIGELEIPANEPGSSIMPGKVNPTQSEAVTMVACQVFGNDAAIGFAASQGNFELNVFKPVIIYNFLQSAKLLGDAMDSFRENCAVGIKPNREQIDHYLRNSLMLVTALNPHIGYDKAAKIAKTAFAENSTLRETAVKLGYLTEAEFDKYVVPEDMTGSKS
- a CDS encoding TatD family hydrolase translates to MIKKRGSLKDQEFLASLKEAVEAGARFTDTHCHIHFSPLADELDDVSERAAERGVHRMVTVGIDLKDSEQALLTSRKSEKIFFTAGVHPHDAEEFNICQLGRFEEILSDPKAVAVGEIGLDYYRNHSAHDRQREVFATFLDMAVGLNKPVVIHNRESDKDCVDVMSAVVRGRERNGVIHCFSGDRGLQKWALDNGFYISYAGPVTYNSSDHLRDTVQYVPLDRLLIETDCPYLSPEPYRGRTNEPAHVVYTAKQICDIIDVNLYDFAVQLEKNYTQLFG
- a CDS encoding response regulator, whose product is MAYRILLAEDNEMEQSALKDIFTSEGYQVDSVSNGLFALDKVKDNEYHLIVTDLVMPVSDGIQFLYSLSSLDREIPVIVLTGYDNIENMLSAYQMGAIDVLYKPYDVDKLLDLCRKILENRI
- a CDS encoding fumarate hydratase gives rise to the protein MELKDAMLELIRRATTDLSPDVENAIQQAYDREDEGTPAKSVFGTIRENIALAREASTPICQDTGSVIIYIDFPVGEPETKYKEAAEWAAAEATKLQYLRPNAVDPITGKNSGNNVGTNAPYLHFHQWDKDETRVRLMLKGGGSENVGAQYKLPDSVLHAGRDLKGVKKVVIDAVQKAQGQGCAPGVVGIGIGGDRVTSYALSKEQFFRKLGEKSTNPDLAKLEEELYEDLNKLGIGPMGFGGKTTCLGVFAGVQHRHPATFYVAISYTCWAYRRKQMTIKGSEVTYD
- a CDS encoding universal stress protein, which codes for MVNVTKILYPTDFSDPSACALLYAAEMAKKFNAELIMLHVLLDESQMVSFYLPQLTVKNLSKDMEDGAKAKMEEFIEETNALEGIEYSTAMVKGIADDEIIKFANEKNVDMIVLGTHGRTGLEHVIFGSTAEKVVRSASCPVLTVHCPNSD
- a CDS encoding FumA C-terminus/TtdB family hydratase beta subunit, with protein sequence MIKLTTPISEEKARSLKVGDEVLLTGTIVTARDAAHKLMIEERPDFIREHLKDGVIYHCGPVVKQAENGEYSFVAAGPTTSSREEPYQAAVCEEYSVRAVIGKGGMGPKTAEGLKKVGAVYLHAVGGAGSLIGKMVKKVHTVYKLEEFGTPEAFWVCEVEDFPCVVTMDSHGGSLHKDIAAASQKVADGLIGQ
- a CDS encoding SulP family inorganic anion transporter; the protein is MPHNISKSARLTGDIYGGLTAAVIALPLALAFGVASGAGAEAGLYGAIILGFVASAFGGTPVQISGPTGPMTVVVASAIALFAGDFHSVVTVIFLGGIFQIALGFLKVGKLVRFIPYPVISGFMTGIGVIIILLQLHPLAGASGYSSPIMAIKHIGTLFTNFHNADLALGALTLIIVFFFPKKLSSKIPSPLAALIVCTVLSVAMGLDVHTIGHIPTALPKLHMPFLDMSNITFVVGTALSLAVLGSIDSLLTSLVSDSLTKTNHQPNRELMAQGLGNSLAALFGGIPGAGATMRTVVNVKAGGSTRFSGMLHAVVLALILLVFGSKAELIPMAVLSGILIKVGFDIVDYRFLKILKKAPKHDIIVMFAVLALTVLVDLIVAVGVGIVLASILLTYRIAQQTNSQIHEIPVTLHDSELGREIQESTKFSVRVIDINGPFFFGSTSQIVGRIGSFLGTEIVIFNCINVPFIDYSAVFALSEKILKLKSFNTKPMLVFNKDIAKQLEKYGIPELLPDKKIFNNLDEAIKHIRQTQTFAS